TCATCTTTTGCGACAGATCCAGACCCAGCACCGACGCGGCGCCTTGCTCCCGCAGCCAGCGGGCGGCCCAGCCAAAACCGCAGCCCAGGTCTGCCACGCGCAGGCCCGTTACCGGCGGCAACACGGCACGAATGGCGGGCCATTCCGGCGCACCATCCAGACCGATCACCTGGCGGGGCAGTTGGGTGTAACCGTCAAAAAAAGCCGCGTTGTCGTAAATGTTCTGCGCCATGATTCATTGATCCCGGTTGCGTGCCTGCATGGCACTTTACCGCAACCGGCCAGGCACGGAAAAAACGGGCGCCCAAGCGCCCGTTCCGGTCAGTGCCGCGTGCGGGATCAACGCACCACGTCATTGTGCTTTTTATTCCAGACCCGGTTGGATTGATGGTTCTCTGCCATCTGGATATGCCGCTGCTCGCCCTGCCCCACGTGCCCGTTGCGGGCGGCACGCGCTTGCAGATGATCATCATGCGCCTGGCCGCGTTCCAGCTTGCCGGTTTCCCGGTTGGTCAGCGCACCGCTTTTCACACCGTTTTCAATGCGCTGATCCTGATTGACGTTGCGTTGCACGTCGGCTTGCATACGCTGGCTGGAAGCCGAGTTGGGGTTGCCGCGCGCACCATTGGTTTCATCCCGGTTGATGGCCTGGCTGACCTGATTCTGGTCACGCTGGATGCGGGCTTTTTCTGTCGCAGACAGATTGCCGTTGCGCTCGGCATTGGCCTGCGCCCGATCCACGCGGGACTCATCCTGCTCCAGCCGGCCAGCCTCTTTGGTGGTCAGCGAGCCATTCTGCAGACCCTGCTCGATCCGTTCTTGCTGGTTGGTATCACGCTGGACTTCAGTCGCCGTGTCAGCCGCGTAGGCACCCATCACGATGAAAGTACCGGCAACTGCAAGCAAAAGGCGGGAAACGTTTTTCATGATGTATCTCCTGGGTTATTGGTGTCTGCGGGTTTGGGTACCCACATAAGCCAATAACGGGGTCGTTTCATTGCGCGACGACCCGCAAATACATCAGCTTGTAACGCGGTGAACAAAACTGTGGATGGGATCACAGGCGAGGATTTTGCGGTCAACCTGCGCTCATTTGCTGCATTAATCCGGCTTTTACGCGGCCTTCAGGTCAAACGGCGTGATATTGAATTCTGCCCGCCGCTGCTCCCATTGCCACAGGTCGTGCGCGTTTTGCAGGTTCATCCAGACCTGCGGCGTGGTACCCAGTGCAATAGACAAGCGCATGGCCATTTCCGGCGTCACCGAAGCATGGCCGTTCACAATGCGTGACATGATGGTGCGGGACTGCCCGATGCGGGCGGCCAACTCACTGATGCTGATGCCAGATGGATCAAGCCACATGGCCTTGAGCACCTCGCCCGGGTGTGGTGGGTTATGCATTTGCATGATCGGCTCTCAGTGGTAATCCAGATAATCAACGATGTACGCATCGCCGTTGCGGAACTCAAACGTAATCCGCCAGTTGGCGCGCACGGTCACCGACCACAGGTGAGATTTGTCTCCCCGCAACCGGTGCAGGCGCAGGGTAGGTGCGCACAGATCACGCTCAATCTCCACGGCCTGATCAAGTAAAGCGAGCACAATACGCAAACGGCTCGCGTGGGCCGGCTGAATGCCCGCTTTGCTTGCGGTTTCAAAGAAATGCTGCAGCCCTGCGTGACAGAACGACTTGATCATGAGGTGGGTGCGAATAAAAATTATCGCACAAATGTAAACATTTTGTTTACACCACCCAAGCACGAACCTGCTTCCCGTTGATGGCGCGCAAAGCAGGCTTTACTGCGCCAGCGCCGCCCCCACCTCTTCCACCGGGCTGCGGCCGAAACAGCGTTTGAATTCGCGGCTGAACTGGGAGGGGCTTTCGTAGCCGACGCGGTTGGCGGCGGCGCTGACGTTCAGCCCGTCCTGCACCATCAGCAAAAGCGCTTTGTGCAGTCGCACGCGCTTGAGGTATTGCAGCGGCGAGGTAAACGTCATGGCCTTGAAATTGTGATGGAAGGCCGAGACGCTCATGTTGGCTTCCTGCGCCAGGGTGTCGATGTCCAGCGCGGAGGCGTATTCGGTATGCATGCGCCGCAGGGCACGGGCCATGCGGCTGAAGTTGCCCTGGCGCCCCACCACGGCCCGCAGCGCGGTGCCCTGGCTGCCCTGCAAGGCACGGAACACGATTTCCCGTACCAGTTGCGGGCCCAGCACATGGCTTTCCAGCGGGTTTTGCAGGCATTGCATCAGGCGCAGCACGGCGTCGTTCAGCGTGCAATCTTGCGGCACCGAGGCCATGGGGACATCCGGGCTGGTTTCGGCATGATTGATGTCTGGCAGGGTTTCCATTTGCAGCAGTAACTCGCGCAGCAAACCGGAATC
This is a stretch of genomic DNA from Silvimonas iriomotensis. It encodes these proteins:
- a CDS encoding HigA family addiction module antitoxin, which codes for MQMHNPPHPGEVLKAMWLDPSGISISELAARIGQSRTIMSRIVNGHASVTPEMAMRLSIALGTTPQVWMNLQNAHDLWQWEQRRAEFNITPFDLKAA
- a CDS encoding type II toxin-antitoxin system RelE/ParE family toxin; its protein translation is MIKSFCHAGLQHFFETASKAGIQPAHASRLRIVLALLDQAVEIERDLCAPTLRLHRLRGDKSHLWSVTVRANWRITFEFRNGDAYIVDYLDYH
- a CDS encoding AraC family transcriptional regulator; translated protein: MNASYLPVNQPLADLILQLQPEYGITETSLPGVTLMRVNQNTPRIPVFYEPGIFVIAQGRKVGYLGEHTWQYDAHNYLVMSVPLPFECETQIHGTEPFLGVRIPVDSGLLRELLLQMETLPDINHAETSPDVPMASVPQDCTLNDAVLRLMQCLQNPLESHVLGPQLVREIVFRALQGSQGTALRAVVGRQGNFSRMARALRRMHTEYASALDIDTLAQEANMSVSAFHHNFKAMTFTSPLQYLKRVRLHKALLLMVQDGLNVSAAANRVGYESPSQFSREFKRCFGRSPVEEVGAALAQ